One part of the Cottoperca gobio chromosome 14, fCotGob3.1, whole genome shotgun sequence genome encodes these proteins:
- the LOC115018651 gene encoding sodium/hydrogen exchanger 6-like produces the protein MGFTPRRFLGVKPSKALLLLPFMLSFMLVGSQGESNAMDNVATERLAEASHRQDSANLLIFIMLLTLTILTIWLFKHRRFRFLHETGLAMIYGLLVGVILRFGVHVPQSLSDEILNCAVNASPATLLVNVSGRFYEYTLKGEVSRRKGHQMQDDEMLRKVTFDPEVFFNILLPPIIFHAGYSLKRRHFFRNIGSILAYAFIGTVISCFVIGLIMYGIVSFMKVVGQLGGDFFFTDCLLFGAIVSATDPVTVLAIFNELKVDVDLYALLFGESVLNDAVAIVLSSSIVAYQPAGDNSHSFEAMAMLKSFGVFLGVFSGSFALGVATGFMTALVTKFTKLRDFPLLETALFFLMSWSTFLLAEACGFTGVVAVLFCGITQAHYTFNNLSPDSQERTKQLFELLNFLAENFIFSYMGLTLFSFQSHVFNPMFIIGAFMAVFVGRAANIYPLSFLLNLGRKNKIKSNFQHVMMFAGLRGAMTFALSIRDTATYARQMMFSTTLLIVFFTVWICGGGTMPMLSFMSIPVGVDSDQDNSSSAVLDGSQRRNTKHESAWPFRIWYNFDHNYLKPLLTHSGPPLTTTMPTCCGPLARCLTSPQAYENEYRLHDDDSDFILNDASVSSMYADVTVSTDASGSRTINRPSGTGGGPSDDGLDHELALAEHEVAIRGTRLVLPMDDPVDPPITVTLPPPPSPPRSEPRRHRL, from the exons atgGGATTTACACCAAGACGCTTTCTAGGTGTTAAACCGTCGAAAGCGCTTCTGTTGTTGCCTTTTATGTTGTCATTCATGCTCGTCGGGAGCCAAGGCGAGAGCAATGCGATGGACAACGTCGCAACTGAGAGGCTGGCTGAGGCAAGCCACCGACAAGACAGTGCCAATCTACTCATATTCATAATGCTCTTAACTCTAACCATTTTAACTATATGGTTGTTCAAACACCGGCGATTTAGGTTCCTGCACGAAACAGGACTTGCCATGATCTACG gCCTGTTGGTGGGTGTGATCCTGCGTTTTGGAGTCCATGTGCCGCAGAGCCTGAGTGACGAGATCCTCAACTGTGCTGTCAACGCCAGTCCCGCTACTCTGCTGGTCAACGTCAGTGGGCGATTCTACGAGTACACTCTGAAGGGGGAAGTCAGCCGGAGAAAAGGTCACCAAATGCAGGACGATGAGATGCTGAGAAAG gtgacctttgacccagaAGTGTTTTTCAACATTTTGCTGCCTCCCATCATCTTCCATGCCGGTTACAGTCTGAAAAGG AGACATTTCTTCAGAAACATCGGCTCCATCCTGGCCTATGCTTTTATTGGAACAGTTATCTCCTGCTTTGTTATTGG GCTGATCATGTATGGCATTGTGTCCTTCATGAAAGTCGTCGGCCAGCTTGGGGGAGATTTCTTCTTCACCGACTGCCTCCTGTTTGGAGCCATCGTTTCAGCAACAGACCCAG tgACAGTGCTGGCTATCTTCAATGAGCTAAAAGTAGATGTGGACCTGTATGCTTTACTCTTTGGGGAGAGTGTCCTCAATGATGCGGTGGCCATCGTCCTCTCTTC CTCCATTGTTGCGTACCAACCTGCAGGAGACAACAGCCACAGCTTTGAGGCCATGGCCATGTTGAAATCCTTCGGCGTCTTCCTGGGCGTCTTCAGTGGATCCTTTGCTCTTGGGGTGGCTACTGGATTCATGACCGCTCTC GTGACCAAGTTCACTAAGCTCCGGGACTTCCCCTTGCTGGAGACCGCGCTCTTCTTCCTCATGTCCTGGAGCACCTTCCTGTTGGCCGAGGCCTGCGGGTTCACAG GCGTCGTGGCTGTGCTGTTCTGTGGGATCACTCAGGCTCACTACACGTTCAACAATCTCTCCCCTGACTCTCAGGAGAGGACCAAACAG TTGTTTGAGCTGCTGAACTTCCTGGCAGAGAACTTCATCTTCTCCTACATGGGTCTGactctcttctccttccagTCACACGTCTTCAACCCGATGTTCATCATCGGAGCCTTT ATGGCGGTGTTTGTGGGCAGGGCGGCAAACATCTACCCTTTGTCCTTCCTGCTCAACCTGGGCCGCAAGAACAAGATTAAATCCAACTTTCAGCATGTCATGATGTTTGCAG GTCTGCGTGGGGCGATGACCTTTGCTCTTTCAATCCGAGACACGGCGACTTATGCCCGTCAGATGATGTTTTCAACCACCCTCCTGATTGTCTTCTTCACCGTCTGGATCTGTGGAGGGGGCACCATGCCCATGCTGTCCTTCATGAGCATACC GGTGGGTGTGGACTCTGATCAAGACAACTCT AGTTCAGCGGTGTTGGATGGGTCACAGCGGAGGAACACCAAACATGAGAGCGCCTGGCCCTTCAGGATCTGGTATAACTTTGACCACAA CTACCTAAAGCCCCTCCTGACCCACAGCGGCCCCCCCCTCACTACTACTATGCCTACTTGTTGTGGACCGCTGGCACGGTGCCTCACCAGCCCACAGGCCTATGAG AATGAATACCGGCTCCACGACGATGACTCCGACTTCATTCTGAACGATGCAAGCGTGAGCTCCATGTACGCCGACGTCACCGTCAGCACCGACGCATCCGGATCCCGCACCATCAACCGCCCCTCCGGCACCGGGGGAGGCCCGTCCGATGACGGTCTGGATCACGAGCTCGCCTTGGCGGAACACGAGGTGGCGATCAGGGGAACCCGCCTGGTGCTGCCCATGGATGACCCCGTGGATCCCCCGATCACCGTCACCCTGCCCCCGCCGCCCTCCCCGCCCCGCTCCGAACCTCGCAGGCATAGACTGTAA